The sequence TCTGGGTACGCTCTCCGGCCGGCCGGCGGCCGTGATCACCTTTCTCGAAGGCATGTGGCTCAGAAAGCCGGAGGCGCAGCATTGCCGCGAGGTGGGGCGGGCGCTCGCCTCCATGCACATCGCCGGAGAAGGCTTTCCCTTGAAGCGCGCAAATGCGCTCTCCGTCGCCGGGTGGCGGCCGCTCTGGCAGAACTCGGAGGCGCGTGCCGATGAAGTGCAGAGCGGATTGAAAGACGAGATCGCGGCGGAGCTGGCTTACCTGGAAGACCATTGGCCGAAGGGGCTGCCGGAAGGCGTGATCCATGCGGATCTCTTCCCCGACAATGTCTTCTTCCTCGGCGATCGCTTGTCCGGTCTCATCGATTTCTATTTTGCCTGCAACGACTTCCTCGCCTATGACCTCGCCGTCTGCCTTAATTCTTGGTGCTTCGAGAAGGACGGCTCCTACAACATTACCAAGGGTATGGCCCTTCTCTCCGGCTACGAGAGCGTACGACGATTGACGGCGGACGAGGTGGCGGCTTTGCCGCTGCTGGCGCGAGGTTCGGCGCTCCGCTTCTTCCTGACGCGCCTCTATGACTGGCTGATGACGCCGGCAGGGGCGCTGGTGGTGAAGAAGGATCCACTTGAATATCTGACGAAGATCCGCTTCCACCGCGCTATCGTTTCCAGCGCCGAATATGGCCTGCGGCGCGAGGAGGCATCGGCATGAAGCACGTCGATATTTTTACCGACGGGGCCTGCTCGGGAAATCCCGGGCCGGGCGGCTGGGGTGCGGTGCTGCGTTATGGCGATGTCGAAAAGGAGATGTCCGGCGGAGAGGCGGAGACGACCAACAACCGGATGGAACTGATCGCGGCAATCTCGGCGCTGAATGCATTAAAGCAACCGTGCGAAGTCGATCTCCATACCGACAGCAAATACGTCATGGATGGGATCTCCAAATGGATTCACGGCTGGAAGCGCAACGGCTGGAAGACCGGTGACCGGAAGCCGGTGAAGAACGGTGAGCTGTGGCAGGCGCTCGACGAGGCGCGAGACCGCCACAAGGTGACCTGGCACTGGGTCAAGGGACATGCCGGCCATCGGGAAAACGAGCGCGCCGATGAGCTGGCGCGCAAGGGGATGGAGCCATTCAAGAAAATGCGCCGACCGGACGTTGTTAAATGAAAAACGGGCCGTATTGGCCCGTTTCGCCTGCCTTGAATGTCCGACTGGTCAAATCTGTTCCAGCATGGCGGCTGCACCGGAAACTGTCGCCTGGCCCGGGCTGTCTTCCACGTTCAGCGCCTTGACCACGCCGTCCTCGACCAGCATCGAATAGCGCTTCGATCGAATGCCGAGTGTGCCAGCCGAGAGGTCGATATCCATGCCGATCGCCTTGGTGAAGGCGGCATTCCAATCCGACAGGAAGTGGATCTTGCCCATGCCGCCGGACGAGGTTGCCCAGGCACCCATGACATGCAAGTCATTGACCGCGACCACGGCGATGTCATCGATGCCGCGCGCAAGAATCGCGTCGCGGTTTTCAAGATAACCCGGAAGGTGGTTGAGCGAGCAGGTCGGCGTGAAGGCGCCGGGAACAGCAAAGAGAACGACGCGCTTACCCTTGAAAAGCTGTTCGGTGGTTACTTCGACCGGACCGTCGGCGGTCTTTTCCTTGAAGGTTACGTTAGGTAGCTTGTCTCCGACAGCAATGGTCACGGCTCTCTCCTCGATGCTGAGCGGGCGGTCAGAACAGGCGCGCCCGCACTCTGCGAGGGACTATAGGCCCACGTCAATCAAAGACAAGGGTGGTTTCCATGCTGCGATCTCCGGCGCGCACGGTGAGGGCGATCGGCTTTCCAGCGATGCGTTTGTCCTTTCCGGAAAGCCTTACGGGAACGTCCACCCGGCGGTGTGTGGCCGGTTCACCGACAACTGGCTTGCCGAAGCTGATCCCGGATGGGCCGGCAAGAAAAAGCTCGGGTCTGCTGGCCTTTTGCGGCAACTGGAGATCAAGACGAATTACCCCGGCGGCCGCGTCAAAGGTCGCGGTCGTGACCCGGAAATCTTCGGATGGCGCCTCCGGGAGTGAGGCCACCGCATCGGCAATGCGCGCGCTGTCGAGCGGATTGTCGAAATCGCCTTCTTTCAGCGTGACGTCGAGTTCGCCCTGCACCGGAATGCAGATGTCTTCGCAGATGCCGAGAAAGACCGAAGCCCGGATCGTCACGTCCCGTCCATTGCCCACTCGTTTCAGGGTCAGCGGAAAGGCGACCGGGTCGTCATATCCGACATAGCGGCCCGCTCCCTCGCCGAATGTCTTCGGTACAGGGAAATGGATCGCATCGAGAACAACGCTGCCAGCCGGATCGAGCGTGATCTGCGGCGGTATTCCGCTAGGCCCCGGATCGCGCCAATAGGTCTTCCAGCCGGGCTCG is a genomic window of Sinorhizobium numidicum containing:
- a CDS encoding homoserine kinase, which codes for MAVYTDITEDDLIRFLAAYDVGALTSYKGIAEGVENSNFLLHTTKGSYILTLYEKRVNAEDLPFFLGLMHHLAERGLSCPLPLPRADGKLLGTLSGRPAAVITFLEGMWLRKPEAQHCREVGRALASMHIAGEGFPLKRANALSVAGWRPLWQNSEARADEVQSGLKDEIAAELAYLEDHWPKGLPEGVIHADLFPDNVFFLGDRLSGLIDFYFACNDFLAYDLAVCLNSWCFEKDGSYNITKGMALLSGYESVRRLTADEVAALPLLARGSALRFFLTRLYDWLMTPAGALVVKKDPLEYLTKIRFHRAIVSSAEYGLRREEASA
- the rnhA gene encoding ribonuclease HI encodes the protein MKHVDIFTDGACSGNPGPGGWGAVLRYGDVEKEMSGGEAETTNNRMELIAAISALNALKQPCEVDLHTDSKYVMDGISKWIHGWKRNGWKTGDRKPVKNGELWQALDEARDRHKVTWHWVKGHAGHRENERADELARKGMEPFKKMRRPDVVK
- a CDS encoding peroxiredoxin translates to MTIAVGDKLPNVTFKEKTADGPVEVTTEQLFKGKRVVLFAVPGAFTPTCSLNHLPGYLENRDAILARGIDDIAVVAVNDLHVMGAWATSSGGMGKIHFLSDWNAAFTKAIGMDIDLSAGTLGIRSKRYSMLVEDGVVKALNVEDSPGQATVSGAAAMLEQI
- a CDS encoding protein-disulfide reductase DsbD domain-containing protein, which gives rise to MTRRTTIENMAQRLAATTLLLAFFLPAKSYAAASEWVTVTGGAIRIVASQPKADGSIPAILEVKLEPGWKTYWRDPGPSGIPPQITLDPAGSVVLDAIHFPVPKTFGEGAGRYVGYDDPVAFPLTLKRVGNGRDVTIRASVFLGICEDICIPVQGELDVTLKEGDFDNPLDSARIADAVASLPEAPSEDFRVTTATFDAAAGVIRLDLQLPQKASRPELFLAGPSGISFGKPVVGEPATHRRVDVPVRLSGKDKRIAGKPIALTVRAGDRSMETTLVFD